Part of the Trichoderma asperellum chromosome 1, complete sequence genome is shown below.
AACAAAGCACCGAGGTGATTTGCCCCAGTGCCTGCGATGGTCTGGATGGAGGCGATTGTTGCGGCATCTTTGCATGTTGCACCAAATATGAGGCTTTGGGCTCTGTCGAGTAGGGCGGTATGGCCGAGTATAGGCAAATGTTCGTGATCTGTAGTCGAGTCACTCCATAGCTGTTGTTTAGCCTAAAGAAAGTAAGTAAAGGTAGCGATTGTTGGGCAACGATAGTCAAGGCTACTTTTTCTACAGACGGCAAGATCCAAGGCCTTGCATCCTCGTCACGGTAGAACCCGGGACTGAGATCAACTTTGAAGGGAAAATTGTCTGCCTTGTATGCCTCAATCAAGGCAAAGGCGGCATCAGGTTCCGCCTCGGAGAGGTTGGCAAATAGCGACATGGCGAGGTAATTCAAGATAGTCCCAAGATTCCCATATAGGACTGCGCATTAACTAGTCTATATAATGACCTGAGTAAACCAGCTGTGTGCCGCAATGGGTAAGTATACTAACTCGCTCCAAGATCAATCTCGCCGAATCGAGTTTCGGCCTCATAGCATTTACACCGACGCCAGTGGCTaagagatggaggagacACTGCCGCGAGACCAAGTTTGATGGCCTGAACGCGATGATGGTACCTCGAGTGTCTTGCTGTTTCGCCGAATAGAATCGCATATCCTGGTCGATAAAATCTTCCCGTTACTCAGTCCAAACTGTAGCCCGAcatggcttttctttttataaagcccCCGTTTTCTGTGTTGTCTAAGGCTCCATTTCTCTCGAACCATTTCCgatctttttctctttatttgcatatattttcttcattaATTTGGATACTCTACAATCCATCACATTCAACACCATGAATCAATCCAGCATCTTGGATCGGCTTTCAGCTCTCGATACTACTATCGTGTCTGATGCCTTGGATTTTCTCAACCTCAAAGGAGCCACATACGGCCTACTACCACTCTGGGCTTGTCCCAAAATCGTGGGGCGTGCCAGCACAATAAAAGTTGGCCCAAAAATCGATACGACCCCCACAACCCATCTGCTCACTCCAGTTATAGATGCGGTAGAGACAGAGGACCGTATTCTAGTAATTTCTGGGGGAATAGATGGCGTTTCATGCTGGGGTGATATCGTTTCCAATGCCTCGAAAGAGAAACGCATCCGCGGAACCATCATCGATGGTGTGAGTCGCGACATCGATGGCAGCCGTGAGGTTGGTTACCCAGTTTATGGACGTGGCGTGACTATGATAAGCGCACGCAATCGAATGATACAAATCGAATCTGGAAAACCGCTAGAGATGCGAGGCGTCACTGTCCACCAAGACGACTTTGTGATCGCTGATACATGCGGGACGGTGTTTGTCCCAGCTGACCGCATCATCGAGGTTTTGGAACTTGGTGAAAAGATCCAATACCGTCAGGCTCGCATGGTTCAGGCTGTTCGTGCAGGTCACCCCGTATCAGAGGTTATGCATGATACGCAATTTGAAGCCATACGCGAAGATAGGCTGTCTCAGACAGACGTGGTCTCCGTCAAGGGAAATCCCAAGAAAGCCAGTGCAGGCGATAAAGAGTTGGTAGCTCTGTTCACAGGGTTAGATACCCCTGGAGTTTCTGACGCGCTTGATAAGCTGGGAATTCCGGGCCAGGTCTTCAATATCATGCCTTTGTGCAACTACAAAAAGGTTACTGTAGGGCCAGCCTTCACGGTGCGTTACGTACCCG
Proteins encoded:
- a CDS encoding putative secondary metabolism biosynthetic enzyme (antiSMASH:Cluster_1.4), with the translated sequence MSLFANLSEAEPDAAFALIEAYKADNFPFKVDLSPGFYRDEDARPWILPSVEKAKQQLWSDSTTDHEHLPILGHTALLDRAQSLIFGATCKDAATIASIQTIAGTGANHLGALFLAKARRPRSVWIPDPTWINHHEIWQWVDSRIERQTYPYFNKQSFTINFEDTISTLKLKAKEGDIVIFHGCAHNPTGIDFTKDQWKAVAAVCEEKNLVPFFDVA
- a CDS encoding uncharacterized protein (EggNog:ENOG41~antiSMASH:Cluster_1.4), with the protein product MNQSSILDRLSALDTTIVSDALDFLNLKGATYGLLPLWACPKIVGRASTIKVGPKIDTTPTTHLLTPVIDAVETEDRILVISGGIDGVSCWGDIVSNASKEKRIRGTIIDGVSRDIDGSREVGYPVYGRGVTMISARNRMIQIESGKPLEMRGVTVHQDDFVIADTCGTVFVPADRIIEVLELGEKIQYRQARMVQAVRAGHPVSEVMHDTQFEAIREDRLSQTDVVSVKGNPKKASAGDKELVALFTGLDTPGVSDALDKLGIPGQVFNIMPLCNYKKVTVGPAFTVRYVPASDPPGSVGDFIDDVAEGDIVVIDNNGRTDCTVWGDIMTQYAGLRGIAGTVVDGVCRDVSRVIADEYPLFTAGRWMRTGKDRVQVGGVNESIGIGKVRVEPRDIVVADANGVVIVPRDRAREVAEVAQKIEKTEACIRDMIARGASIAEAREELGYHKLQRKT